One Solanum pennellii chromosome 10, SPENNV200 genomic region harbors:
- the LOC107001398 gene encoding uncharacterized protein LOC107001398, with translation MCPPIKIHNDVGVKVFLDQIRVNLDFFTKYPLCITLKDCEQYNECHRVIVNDRINSDVRLSQTNIDLYSNNSIRLIGMDLDGVVNDNSEVDNYIICDHSNLFVVDNQIYNNKETLKEVMRHVGLVEKFSFRVARCNASNYHLNCISKTCSWMMRASSLNKSSLFKVRKYITQHTCSVRERVYARRQGITDVVAVLIMEKYIDPSKVYTPKDVADDMLKLHGVSLTYIQAWRAKEKAVKLVRGDPAESYARLPGPKLGVNSPHHKAPLIQRRIQIFEMREVISGIGKT, from the exons ATGTGTCCAcctataaaaattcataatgatgtTGGGGTAAAGGTTTTTCTAGATCAGATAAGGGtgaatttggatttttttacaaaatatccaTTAtgcatcactttgaaagattgTGAGCAGTATAACGAATGTCATAGAGTTATAGTTAATGATAGAATAAATTCTGATGTTAGATTATCACAGACTAACATAGATCTGTACTCCAACAATTCTATCCGTTTGATCGGAATGGATTTAGACGGAGTTGTCAATGATAATAGTGAAgtagataattatataatatgtgaTCATTCTAACCTATTTGTAGTTGATAATcagatttataataataaagaaaccCTTAAGGAGGTTATGAGGCATGTTGGACTTGTTGAGAAGTTCAGCTTTCGGGTTGCGCGTTGTAATGCATCTAA TTATCACCTGAATTGTATTTCTAAGACATGTTCTTGGATGATGAGGGCATCTAGTTTGAATAAATCGAGTTTATTCAAAGTTAGAAAGTATATTACTCAGCACACATGTTCTGTTAGAGAAAGAGTTTATGCCAGACGTCAAGGGATAACTGACGTTGTAGCTGTCTTGATAATGGAGAAGTATATTGATCCATCTAAGGTATATACTCCAAAAGATGTAGCTGATGATATGTTGAAATTGCATGGCGTTTCGTTGACATACATACAGGCATGGAGAGCTAAAGAAAAAGCAGTAAAGTTGGTGCGAGGAGATCCAGCAGAATCTTATGCAAGATTACCTG GTCCAAAATTAGGTGTCAACAGCCCTCATCACAAAGCCCCGCTGATTCAAAGGCGTATTCAGATTTTTGAGATGAGGGAG GTTATTAGTGGAATTGGCAAGACGTAA